The genomic stretch GAAAGTCCAGAATATAGGGCACCCTAAATCGTCGCTGCCACCGATCGCCCAAAATCATTACGGGAAAGATCGTGCTTGAAAAAAACACCAGATCAAACCGCTGGGATGCCAGCAAGCGATCGCCCAACCGTGCTAAGGCAGGCAAACACCGCAGTCCCAAATTTCCCAAGCCAAACTTGCGCGTCACCTGCAACGGCAATGCAGGGCTGTACGTCACGGGCAGATCGTCGGGTAGGAGTTGGCTGAGGCGATCGTCCCTCGAATGCTCAACCTGATCGGGCTGCACTGCCAAAATATGCGCTTCCCCTACTCAATCGCGACCACTGCCGACAGCAAGCCGAACAATCCTTCTCGGCAGAAGCGATCGTGCCCCAGTACACCTCCCTCTACTCCCGGCTCATCACCCCCCGCACAGCACAGGTCGCCTAATCCCCTATTACCAAATTGAGCTATCAAACTGGGCTATCAGATTGGGCTACCAAATGGGTTCACAAAGTTATACATTGGCGCATACCCGATCGCAAATCAAACCCATCCACCCTGGAATCAGCAAGACCCTCCCCTAAATCGTCGCTGCCACCGATCGCCCAACCGCAAACGCGCTATCCCTGGCTTCAGCCAGAACAGTTCACCGTCTTGCCCTTTGGCGCACCAGAACAAACCGCTGGGATGCCAGCAAGCGATCGCCATTGAAAAACGCACGAATTGTCGTCTGATTATTGCGGGAAATCAGGTGAATTCACCTGATTTCCCGCAATAATCAGACGACAATTCGTGCGTTTTGCAATGGCGATCGCTTGCTGGCATCCCAGCGGTTTGATCTGGTGTTTTTTTCAAGCACGATCTTTCCCGTAATGATTTTGGGCGATCGGTGGCAGCGACGATTTAGGGTGCCCTATATTCTGGACTTTCAAGATCCCTGGCGGGTTGAGGCAGCACCGACTCATCAGCGTCCTGGTGGACGACTCCGCTATGCAGTGGACAAGTTTCTGGCGAAAAATCTGGAGCCGCGTGCCGTAAAGCGAGTCAGTCACATCATCAGCGAATCCGAACTGCCTTACCCTATCTGCAAGAATTCGGCTGGGAAGCGCATATTTTGGCAGTGCAGCCCGATCAGGTTGAGCATTCGAGGGACGATCGCCTCAGCCAACTCCTACCCGACGATCTGCCCGTGACGTACAGCCCTGCATTGCCGTTGCAGGTGACGCGCAAGTTTGGCTTGGGAAATTTGGGACTGCGGTGTTTGCCTGCCTTAGCGCGGTTGGGCAGGATAGACAGGCGAAACGCTGATGAGTCGGTGCTGCGTGAACCCATTTGGTAGCCCAATTTGATAGCCCAGTTTGATAGCTCAATTTGGTAATAGGGGATTAGGCGACCTGTGCTGTGCGGGGGGTGATGAGCCGGGAGTAGAGGGAGGTGTACTGGGGCACGATCGCTTCTGCCGAGAAGGATTGTTCGGCTTGCTGTCGGCAGTGGTCGCGATTGAGTAGGGGAAGCTTTTCGATCGCAGTGCAGCCTTCTTCGATATTTCTGACCAGAAATCCGTCGATGCCCTGTCGTACAATTTCCAGCAAAGCGCCTCTAGGACAGGAAATAATCGGTGTGCCGCAGGCGAGAGCTTCGGCAAAGACAATTCCAAAGGGTTCATCCCACTCGATCGGCACAATCAGGGCGGCTGCCTGTCCCAGCAGTTCATTCTTCTGGCGATCGTTGACTGCACCGGCATACTCAATGCCATCCTTGTCCAGGTGGGGAGCAATTTCTTCTTCCCAGTAGCGAGTCCCCTCCGGTGAATTCACCTGATTTCCCGCAATAATCAGACGACAATTCGTGCGTTTTGCAATGGCGATCGCCGTATGTGCTCCTTTAATTCGCTCAACCCGGCTCAGAAAAACGAGTGGTGCATCCGGCGCGACGTGGGGCTGAAATGCATAGGTTTGTAAATCAACAAAATTGTGAATCGGATACCATTGACCGCCCGCTAATCGTCCCTGCTGGCAAATGTGGTCGCTAC from Leptolyngbya ohadii IS1 encodes the following:
- a CDS encoding glycosyltransferase, whose product is MSFQRRPTPRTVHWAAKLAGRSLTFTGCSDHICQQGRLAGGQWYPIHNFVDLQTYAFQPHVAPDAPLVFLSRVERIKGAHTAIAIAKRTNCRLIIAGNQVNSPEGTRYWEEEIAPHLDKDGIEYAGAVNDRQKNELLGQAAALIVPIEWDEPFGIVFAEALACGTPIISCPRGALLEIVRQGIDGFLVRNIEEGCTAIEKLPLLNRDHCRQQAEQSFSAEAIVPQYTSLYSRLITPRTAQVA